Proteins co-encoded in one Fibrobacter sp. UWT2 genomic window:
- the feoB gene encoding ferrous iron transport protein B — translation MAARKLLTIAIAGNPNCGKTALFNALTGARQHVGNWPGVTVEKKEGYFELGDRQIRLVDLPGTYALFANAEDERAAVDYLLSREASLIINIVDATNLERNLFLTSQLADMHIPMVIAVNMMDIAENRGIQLDLDELSDVYGVPCIPLSAVSEKSVTNFISHMGHVLASPMPLPKQMVYGDKIEETVKVLEPKVAPVAKLLDADARWVSLMYLGNQNSYADKFAEAGVKINKADVTKILGEEPEFAMAENRYSISHSVAGKAIVAAREKKTFSDKLDAVLLNRWAALPIFLVIMYLVFWIAVTIGSAFIDFFDVLFGAIFVDGLGYVLTDVFHAPGFVSAILADGIGAGIQTVSTFIPVIFFMFLCLSFLEDSGYMARAAFVADRFMRFLGLPGRAFVPMMVGFGCGVPGIMGSRVLESKRERFLTIFLVPFMSCGARLPVYALFAAAFFGKMAGTVVFLLYLAGVLFAVAYGLFLKKSLFQGQASNFVMELPPYHLPKFKSLMIHCWQRLRDYIWRAGKVITLAVAILGFLNSFGIVEKAVDENAPTNEPAGFEFTAGNGDSENSLLSVIGKAITPVFEPFGVEKENWPASVSLFTGLLAKEAVIGTMNSLYSMAGENAEAPAEEPKAEEPAAEEKPLIAGVDECPVEEEEEGGAPDIKGAVLEALGSIPANLSEVIGSLTDILGTAGELEGQEAAELKKETLDKITDAKVLTCEEFAAIATFGEEEEDEKTREAVFEKLAAAGITLDEDEMGALEEGDLSETADIYANLRSYFHNPDKNGNPVDGFNWQVFAFLIFILLYVPCLAAMGVVAREIGLGLAILMATVQTILAWAVAVLLYQVPVGGDTKWIVAAIVALVGTGIFLKLFGMKANKEKRFED, via the coding sequence ATGGCTGCTAGAAAACTTTTGACGATTGCTATTGCCGGTAACCCGAACTGCGGTAAGACGGCTCTCTTTAACGCCCTTACGGGTGCCCGTCAGCATGTGGGTAACTGGCCCGGCGTGACGGTCGAAAAGAAAGAAGGTTACTTTGAACTGGGCGACCGCCAGATTCGCCTGGTGGACCTTCCGGGTACTTACGCTCTGTTCGCAAATGCCGAAGACGAACGCGCTGCTGTCGATTACTTGCTTAGCCGCGAAGCAAGCTTGATCATCAACATCGTCGATGCCACGAACCTGGAACGTAACCTGTTCCTCACGAGTCAGCTTGCCGATATGCATATCCCGATGGTGATTGCCGTCAATATGATGGATATCGCCGAAAATCGTGGAATTCAGCTGGATCTCGATGAACTTTCTGACGTTTACGGCGTGCCGTGCATTCCGCTTTCCGCTGTGAGCGAAAAGAGCGTCACTAACTTTATCAGCCATATGGGCCATGTGCTGGCATCTCCGATGCCGCTCCCGAAACAGATGGTTTATGGTGACAAGATTGAAGAAACCGTTAAGGTCTTGGAACCGAAGGTGGCTCCGGTCGCAAAGCTCTTGGATGCGGACGCTCGTTGGGTTTCGCTCATGTATTTGGGCAACCAGAATAGTTATGCCGACAAGTTTGCCGAAGCTGGCGTAAAGATTAACAAGGCCGACGTTACAAAGATTCTTGGCGAAGAACCGGAATTTGCGATGGCCGAAAACCGCTATTCCATTTCGCACAGTGTGGCAGGCAAGGCAATTGTCGCTGCACGCGAGAAGAAGACCTTCTCGGATAAGCTTGATGCTGTGCTTTTGAACCGCTGGGCAGCTCTCCCGATTTTCTTGGTCATCATGTATCTGGTGTTCTGGATTGCAGTGACGATCGGTTCTGCGTTCATTGATTTCTTTGATGTACTGTTTGGTGCAATCTTTGTGGACGGCCTCGGCTACGTGCTCACGGACGTCTTCCATGCGCCGGGCTTTGTGTCCGCTATTCTCGCCGACGGTATCGGTGCCGGTATCCAGACGGTTTCGACCTTTATCCCGGTGATTTTCTTCATGTTCCTGTGCCTTTCCTTCTTGGAAGACTCGGGTTACATGGCCCGCGCGGCTTTCGTTGCAGACCGCTTCATGAGATTCCTTGGACTCCCGGGTCGCGCCTTCGTGCCGATGATGGTGGGTTTTGGTTGCGGTGTGCCGGGCATTATGGGCTCTCGCGTGTTGGAATCTAAGCGTGAACGTTTCCTCACCATTTTCTTGGTGCCGTTCATGAGCTGCGGCGCTCGCCTTCCGGTGTATGCGCTGTTTGCTGCAGCATTCTTTGGCAAGATGGCGGGCACGGTCGTGTTCCTGCTTTACCTCGCCGGCGTGCTGTTCGCCGTTGCCTACGGCCTCTTCTTGAAGAAGTCCCTGTTCCAGGGCCAGGCCAGCAACTTTGTGATGGAACTTCCGCCGTATCATTTGCCCAAGTTCAAGTCCCTGATGATTCACTGCTGGCAGCGCCTGCGCGACTACATCTGGCGCGCCGGTAAGGTGATTACGCTTGCCGTTGCAATACTTGGCTTCCTCAACAGCTTCGGCATTGTGGAGAAGGCTGTTGATGAAAATGCTCCGACCAATGAACCGGCAGGTTTTGAATTTACGGCTGGTAATGGTGATTCCGAAAATAGCTTGCTCTCTGTAATCGGTAAGGCCATTACGCCGGTGTTCGAACCGTTCGGAGTCGAAAAGGAAAACTGGCCGGCATCTGTGTCCCTGTTTACGGGCCTCTTGGCCAAGGAAGCTGTTATCGGTACCATGAACTCGCTGTATTCCATGGCGGGTGAAAATGCCGAAGCTCCTGCTGAAGAGCCGAAGGCTGAAGAACCTGCTGCAGAAGAAAAACCGCTTATCGCCGGTGTAGACGAATGCCCTGTCGAAGAAGAGGAAGAAGGTGGCGCTCCCGATATCAAGGGTGCCGTGCTCGAAGCTCTCGGCTCGATTCCGGCAAATCTCTCTGAAGTCATCGGCTCGCTTACCGACATTCTCGGAACCGCCGGTGAATTGGAAGGCCAGGAAGCTGCCGAACTCAAGAAAGAAACTCTCGACAAGATTACTGATGCCAAGGTGCTGACCTGCGAAGAATTCGCTGCCATCGCTACCTTCGGCGAAGAAGAAGAGGATGAAAAGACCCGCGAAGCCGTGTTCGAAAAGCTCGCTGCTGCTGGCATCACGCTCGACGAAGACGAAATGGGCGCTCTCGAAGAAGGCGACCTTTCCGAAACCGCCGACATCTACGCTAACCTCCGCTCTTACTTCCACAACCCGGATAAGAACGGTAACCCGGTGGATGGCTTTAACTGGCAGGTGTTCGCATTCCTCATCTTTATCTTGCTCTATGTGCCTTGCCTTGCTGCAATGGGTGTCGTAGCCCGTGAAATCGGCCTCGGCCTTGCTATCCTCATGGCTACGGTTCAGACGATTCTTGCTTGGGCTGTGGCGGTTCTCCTCTATCAGGTGCCGGTTGGAGGCGATACCAAGTGGATCGTCGCTGCCATCGTGGCGCTGGTGGGTACGGGAATCTTCCTCAAGCTCTTCGGCATGAAAGCCAACAAGGAAAAGAGATTCGAAGACTAA
- a CDS encoding metal-dependent transcriptional regulator: MDHTKLTQSLEDYLEMVHMLRLANGLARVKDIAAALGVKMPSVAKAMVELKKMGLVRQEPYSGVELTEEGERVAAMILNRHILLKGFLIKLGVSEAIADKDACSMEHILSAETLGKIEDFVKPTDAISSAKKLKPAAKNGKKAGEK, translated from the coding sequence ATGGACCATACAAAACTGACTCAAAGCTTAGAAGACTACTTGGAAATGGTGCACATGTTGCGCCTGGCGAACGGGCTTGCCCGTGTCAAGGATATTGCGGCGGCTCTCGGCGTGAAAATGCCGTCGGTTGCAAAGGCCATGGTGGAACTCAAGAAGATGGGCCTTGTGAGGCAGGAACCCTATAGCGGCGTGGAACTCACCGAAGAGGGCGAACGCGTTGCCGCAATGATTCTGAACCGTCATATTCTTCTGAAGGGATTCCTTATTAAGTTGGGCGTGTCCGAGGCGATTGCCGACAAGGATGCTTGCAGCATGGAACATATCCTTTCGGCGGAGACTCTTGGAAAGATTGAAGATTTTGTGAAGCCGACGGACGCGATTTCGTCGGCTAAAAAATTAAAACCCGCCGCGAAAAACGGCAAAAAAGCAGGTGAAAAGTAA
- a CDS encoding heavy metal translocating P-type ATPase, whose translation MKFKIVYDQPGRIRFRAGAYAFEKMHEPRIHMACVSEPYVQKAVVHSENGGILLEYEDGYREQVIDFVRNLNIANLPEIEPDTEYQLQAIDTDFKNKLAFMIARRYLAKLFIPAPIRTVHLIYRGLKFVAKGLNCLGEGKLSVEVLDGAAIGASILQRNYESAGTIMFLLNVSSLLEDYTKACTRTALTASLAVKVDKVWVVRDGVDVQVRMQDVQVGDLVRVRSGSMIPVDGTVTEGDAFVNEATMTGESQAVHKTVGKSVFAGTIVDEGSIVVSVRAVSGNTKIQKIIELIDRSEDLKASIQSRAERLADGIVPFSFIGFGLTLLFTRNITKAVSILMVDYSCAIKLSTPISVISALREAADRNMTLKGGKYLEEFALAGTIVFDKTGTLTKAEPKLERVIPFGNRSEEEILRIAACIEEHFPHSMARAIVRGAAERGIDHEEEHADVKYIVAHGIATTLDGERAIIGSKHFVVEDEKIAVGEAEQKKIDELAGAASVIYLAIGGNLAGVLCISDPPRDEAAEAIRMLRERGIKHVAMITGDSQKAAERTAQLLGIDTFFAQVLPEDKHRYVEKMKAEGRRVIMVGDGINDAPALAAANVSVAMSDASDIARETADVTLRSEDLRDLAELRTLSTLLMERIQANYRFIVAFNTSLLAAGFFGFLAPSTSALLHNLSTMGICAKSMTPLKPV comes from the coding sequence ATGAAATTCAAGATTGTTTACGATCAGCCGGGGCGAATCCGCTTTCGGGCGGGGGCCTACGCATTTGAAAAAATGCATGAACCGCGCATCCACATGGCATGCGTGAGTGAACCTTATGTCCAGAAAGCGGTAGTCCATTCGGAAAACGGCGGTATTCTGCTGGAATACGAAGATGGCTATCGTGAACAGGTGATTGATTTCGTTCGAAATCTGAACATTGCAAATCTTCCGGAAATTGAACCCGATACCGAATATCAGCTGCAGGCTATTGATACTGATTTCAAGAATAAGCTCGCGTTCATGATTGCGCGGCGTTACTTGGCCAAGTTGTTTATTCCGGCTCCTATCCGCACGGTGCACCTGATTTACAGGGGCCTCAAGTTTGTGGCTAAGGGCTTGAATTGCCTTGGTGAAGGAAAGCTTTCTGTCGAGGTGTTAGATGGAGCCGCTATCGGAGCGAGCATCCTGCAGCGCAATTACGAATCGGCGGGAACCATTATGTTCTTGCTGAACGTAAGTAGCCTCTTGGAAGATTATACTAAGGCATGTACCCGCACAGCCCTTACTGCAAGCCTTGCCGTGAAGGTGGACAAGGTGTGGGTCGTTCGCGATGGCGTCGATGTTCAGGTGCGCATGCAGGATGTTCAGGTGGGCGACCTTGTGCGTGTGCGTTCCGGCAGCATGATTCCGGTGGATGGAACCGTTACCGAAGGCGACGCCTTTGTGAACGAAGCGACTATGACGGGCGAATCGCAGGCGGTTCATAAGACGGTCGGTAAGTCCGTTTTTGCGGGCACCATCGTAGATGAGGGCTCGATTGTCGTGTCGGTGCGTGCCGTGAGTGGCAATACTAAGATTCAGAAGATTATTGAGCTTATCGATCGCTCCGAAGACCTGAAGGCCTCTATCCAGAGCCGCGCCGAACGCCTTGCCGATGGAATTGTACCGTTCAGCTTTATCGGATTCGGGCTCACGCTCCTGTTTACGCGCAACATCACCAAGGCCGTCTCGATTCTGATGGTGGACTATTCTTGCGCCATCAAGCTTTCAACGCCAATTTCGGTGATTTCGGCACTGCGCGAGGCGGCCGACCGCAACATGACCTTGAAGGGCGGCAAGTACTTGGAAGAATTCGCGCTTGCAGGCACCATCGTTTTCGACAAGACGGGAACGCTCACCAAGGCGGAACCGAAACTCGAACGCGTGATTCCGTTCGGAAACCGCAGCGAAGAAGAAATTCTGCGCATTGCGGCCTGCATTGAGGAGCATTTCCCGCATAGCATGGCGCGCGCCATTGTGCGCGGGGCTGCCGAAAGGGGAATCGACCACGAAGAAGAACACGCTGACGTGAAGTACATTGTGGCACATGGAATTGCGACGACTCTCGACGGCGAACGCGCTATTATCGGTAGCAAGCATTTCGTAGTGGAAGACGAGAAAATTGCAGTGGGCGAGGCGGAACAGAAAAAGATTGATGAACTCGCCGGAGCCGCATCCGTGATTTACCTGGCCATTGGCGGGAACCTTGCGGGCGTGCTTTGCATTAGCGACCCTCCGCGTGACGAAGCCGCCGAAGCTATCCGCATGCTCCGTGAACGCGGAATCAAGCATGTGGCGATGATTACCGGCGATAGCCAGAAAGCTGCTGAACGTACAGCTCAACTTTTGGGCATTGACACCTTCTTTGCGCAGGTGCTGCCCGAAGACAAGCACCGCTATGTGGAAAAGATGAAGGCCGAAGGCCGCCGCGTGATTATGGTGGGCGACGGAATCAACGATGCGCCCGCCCTTGCCGCCGCGAATGTGTCGGTTGCTATGAGTGACGCCAGCGATATTGCCCGCGAAACGGCAGATGTGACGCTCCGCAGTGAAGATTTGCGCGATCTCGCCGAACTCCGTACGTTGAGTACGCTGCTTATGGAACGTATCCAGGCGAATTACCGCTTTATTGTGGCCTTCAACACGTCGTTACTGGCGGCAGGCTTCTTCGGTTTCTTGGCGCCCTCGACCTCGGCCTTGTTGCACAACCTCTCGACCATGGGAATCTGTGCCAAGAGTATGACCCCGCTAAAACCGGTGTAG
- the rhuM gene encoding virulence RhuM family protein codes for MKETEEKGEIVLYQPEGEVRLEVRMERESVWLSQVQMADLFQKDRTVIGRHIKNIYKEGELSKDITCANFAHMGVDADQTYNTILYNLDVIISVGYRVKSIAGTRFRQWANKVLKDYMLKGYAVNQRMVATGMQIANQFQEQRQLIEKQGTKLENVDNRLSTVEKHIDFFVKAAQTPTGGILATGTRFDGLVLIADLVKSAKQSVVFIDPYANIEVLKFAAMRAKDVKAIIYSAHITPEFKAAKDMHNRQYPGLELKTMRTIHDRFLLIDDTVYHFGASFKDMGNEMTAFSVLNFVTPEEVIAKIQASMKGK; via the coding sequence ATGAAAGAAACCGAAGAAAAAGGTGAAATCGTACTCTATCAGCCGGAAGGTGAAGTCCGGCTGGAGGTGCGTATGGAACGGGAATCAGTATGGCTATCGCAGGTCCAGATGGCAGATTTGTTTCAAAAAGACAGAACCGTTATCGGAAGGCATATCAAAAATATCTATAAGGAAGGAGAATTGTCAAAGGATATCACATGTGCAAATTTTGCACATATGGGTGTTGATGCCGATCAAACTTACAACACAATCCTTTACAACCTTGATGTTATTATATCCGTGGGATATCGGGTCAAGTCCATCGCTGGGACACGTTTTCGTCAGTGGGCAAATAAAGTCCTGAAGGACTACATGCTCAAGGGTTATGCCGTAAATCAACGAATGGTTGCGACTGGAATGCAGATCGCCAATCAGTTTCAGGAACAACGGCAATTAATTGAAAAACAGGGGACGAAACTCGAAAATGTGGACAATCGTCTTTCGACCGTTGAAAAACATATTGATTTCTTTGTCAAAGCCGCCCAAACACCCACAGGAGGCATTCTTGCAACAGGGACTCGGTTTGACGGGCTTGTACTGATTGCGGATTTAGTGAAATCTGCGAAACAGTCCGTGGTGTTTATCGATCCGTATGCAAATATCGAGGTTTTGAAATTTGCCGCGATGCGTGCGAAAGATGTTAAGGCAATCATATATTCCGCACATATCACACCTGAATTTAAGGCAGCCAAGGACATGCACAACAGGCAATATCCCGGCTTGGAACTAAAAACTATGCGCACCATCCATGACCGATTCCTGCTAATAGATGATACCGTTTATCATTTTGGTGCCTCGTTCAAGGACATGGGTAATGAAATGACGGCTTTTAGCGTTTTGAATTTTGTGACACCGGAGGAGGTTATTGCCAAAATTCAGGCAAGTATGAAGGGAAAATAA
- a CDS encoding type I restriction-modification system subunit M — protein sequence MNKQQLAAKIWESANKMRSKIEANEYKDYILGFIFYKFLSDKEVKYLKGLGYTDADLDTVTEDDEEIVKNVQQNIGYFISYENLFSTWLKLKSDFNVSNVRDALSAFSRLINPSHKKVFDKVFDTLQTGLSKLGDTSNTQTKSISDLLHLIKDIPMDGKQDYDVLGFIYEYLISNFAANAGKKAGEFYTPHEVSLLMSEVVADHLKSRKEIKIYDPTSGSGSLLINIGQAVAKHMGKSDKIKYYAQELKENTYNLTRMNLVMRGILPDNIVTRNGDTLEEDWPYFDENDPKGSYEPLYVDAVVSNPPYSQNWNPADKDADPRYARFGLAPKSKADYAFLLHDLFHIKSDGIMTIVLPHGVLFRGGEEGEIRKNLIESNHVDAIIGLPANIFFGTGIPTIIMVLKQKRERTDVLIVDASKGFEKVGKNNKLRASDIKKIVDSVTKRLDVPKFSRVVSRDEIRENDYNLNIPRYVDSSEKTESWDIYASMFGGIPDKEIADLAEYWDAFPNLKSEILAPINSGYWKIKATDVKSAVKNSADVLAFTKKYATAFKGFDKYLNGELNGSTNISKEESVLSENIFARLKNIPLVNAYEAYQILDNEWLKIAVDLEIIQTEGFAAVKQVDPNMVVKKKDNKEYEVQDGWVGHVLPFDLVQSKLLSAEHASLKADEERLAEIVSGYEESLDLLPEDEKEKPFVNDDKDAFVWAEVKKTIKSGDLEPEILQILKKVQDDNGEEKKLKKQIKEKGEQLILATKKAIEELTDEQANELLYEKWVVPLVNGVAKLPEKVVDVFASKLEKLAEKYNTTFAEVEEQIVQTETELSAMLDELTGDKFDKKGIAEFKKLLGV from the coding sequence ATGAACAAGCAACAGCTGGCGGCGAAGATTTGGGAATCTGCGAACAAGATGCGTTCAAAGATTGAAGCGAACGAATACAAGGATTACATCCTTGGTTTCATCTTCTACAAGTTCCTTTCGGATAAAGAGGTCAAGTATCTTAAGGGTCTTGGTTACACCGACGCTGACTTGGATACTGTTACCGAAGATGACGAAGAAATCGTCAAGAATGTCCAGCAGAACATCGGCTATTTCATCTCGTACGAGAACCTGTTTTCGACTTGGCTCAAGTTGAAAAGTGACTTCAACGTGTCGAACGTTCGCGATGCGCTTTCTGCTTTCAGCCGCCTTATCAATCCCTCGCACAAAAAAGTCTTTGACAAGGTGTTCGATACCTTGCAGACGGGGCTTTCCAAGCTGGGCGATACTTCCAACACGCAGACAAAGTCTATCAGCGACTTGCTCCATCTTATCAAGGATATTCCGATGGATGGCAAGCAGGACTACGATGTGTTGGGCTTTATCTATGAATACCTGATTTCGAATTTTGCGGCAAATGCGGGCAAGAAGGCGGGCGAATTTTACACGCCGCACGAGGTCTCGCTTTTGATGTCGGAAGTTGTTGCCGATCACCTGAAATCCCGGAAAGAGATAAAAATATATGACCCCACATCGGGTTCCGGTTCCTTGCTAATCAATATTGGCCAGGCAGTCGCGAAGCACATGGGCAAGAGCGACAAAATCAAGTATTACGCACAAGAGCTTAAGGAAAATACGTATAACCTTACTCGAATGAATTTGGTGATGCGTGGAATTCTGCCCGACAACATCGTGACTCGAAACGGTGATACGCTCGAAGAGGACTGGCCCTATTTTGACGAGAACGATCCGAAGGGTTCTTACGAACCGCTTTATGTCGATGCTGTCGTATCGAATCCGCCTTATTCGCAGAATTGGAACCCCGCTGATAAAGATGCCGACCCTAGATACGCCCGCTTTGGACTCGCTCCCAAGAGCAAGGCGGATTACGCCTTCTTGCTGCATGACTTGTTCCATATCAAGAGTGACGGAATCATGACGATTGTGCTTCCGCATGGCGTTCTTTTCCGCGGTGGTGAAGAGGGCGAAATTAGAAAGAACCTGATTGAAAGTAACCATGTCGATGCGATTATCGGGCTCCCCGCAAACATCTTCTTTGGAACGGGCATTCCCACGATTATCATGGTCCTGAAACAAAAGCGGGAACGCACGGATGTCTTGATTGTTGACGCGTCTAAAGGCTTCGAAAAGGTTGGCAAGAACAACAAGTTACGGGCTTCCGATATCAAGAAGATTGTGGATTCCGTGACAAAGCGTCTGGATGTCCCCAAGTTTTCAAGAGTGGTATCGCGTGACGAAATCCGCGAGAACGACTACAACTTGAATATCCCGCGCTATGTGGATTCGTCTGAAAAGACGGAAAGCTGGGATATTTACGCATCGATGTTCGGTGGCATTCCCGATAAAGAAATTGCCGACCTTGCGGAATACTGGGATGCGTTCCCGAATTTGAAGAGCGAAATTTTAGCGCCAATCAATAGCGGTTATTGGAAAATCAAGGCGACCGATGTCAAGTCTGCTGTAAAGAATTCTGCTGACGTGCTGGCATTTACCAAAAAGTATGCAACCGCTTTCAAGGGCTTTGACAAGTACCTGAATGGCGAATTAAACGGCTCGACGAACATTTCCAAGGAAGAATCGGTTTTGAGTGAGAATATTTTCGCTCGACTGAAAAATATTCCTTTGGTAAACGCATACGAAGCTTATCAGATTCTGGACAATGAATGGCTTAAAATAGCCGTTGATCTTGAAATTATCCAGACGGAAGGCTTTGCGGCGGTCAAGCAAGTGGATCCGAACATGGTTGTCAAGAAAAAGGACAACAAGGAATATGAAGTTCAAGATGGCTGGGTAGGCCATGTGCTGCCTTTTGATTTGGTGCAGTCCAAACTGTTGTCGGCAGAACATGCTTCGCTGAAGGCTGATGAAGAACGCCTTGCCGAAATTGTTTCGGGTTACGAAGAATCGTTGGACCTGCTGCCAGAAGACGAAAAGGAAAAGCCTTTTGTGAATGATGACAAGGATGCCTTTGTCTGGGCCGAGGTGAAAAAGACCATTAAGTCGGGAGACCTGGAGCCTGAAATATTGCAAATTCTCAAGAAGGTGCAAGACGATAACGGCGAAGAAAAGAAACTGAAAAAGCAGATTAAGGAAAAAGGCGAGCAGTTGATTCTTGCGACCAAGAAGGCGATTGAAGAATTGACGGATGAGCAAGCAAATGAATTGCTGTACGAAAAGTGGGTGGTGCCACTGGTAAATGGTGTGGCGAAATTGCCTGAAAAAGTGGTTGATGTTTTCGCTTCAAAACTTGAAAAGCTGGCTGAAAAATACAACACCACATTTGCAGAAGTTGAAGAACAGATTGTGCAGACAGAAACGGAACTTTCTGCAATGTTGGATGAGCTGACTGGCGATAAATTCGACAAGAAGGGCATTGCCGAATTCAAGAAACTGTTGGGTGTGTAA
- a CDS encoding DUF1490 domain-containing protein, with the protein MSVWKNEKFWLVMAGAVGSAIAKKILKAPKTREYAVKGLAQGMKFTADAKATFQDMKDEAADICNDAKKEAEAK; encoded by the coding sequence ATGTCCGTATGGAAAAATGAAAAGTTCTGGTTGGTGATGGCTGGTGCTGTAGGCTCCGCTATTGCAAAGAAAATCCTCAAGGCTCCCAAAACTCGCGAATATGCCGTCAAGGGACTTGCTCAGGGCATGAAGTTCACTGCCGACGCTAAGGCCACCTTCCAAGACATGAAGGACGAAGCTGCCGACATCTGCAACGACGCAAAGAAAGAAGCAGAAGCGAAGTAA
- a CDS encoding FeoA family protein yields MSCNCGCGGKSQTKKWSTEPKFSELKKGDKVEIVGYNEGDSRYKSKLLSMGLVRGVQIEVLQAAPLGDPIEVAVLSYRLSLRKEEANVLKLRRV; encoded by the coding sequence ATGAGCTGTAATTGTGGTTGCGGCGGAAAGTCGCAAACGAAAAAGTGGAGTACCGAGCCCAAGTTCTCGGAACTCAAAAAGGGCGACAAGGTGGAAATCGTCGGCTATAACGAAGGCGATTCTCGCTACAAGTCCAAGCTTCTTTCGATGGGGCTTGTGCGTGGCGTCCAGATCGAAGTCTTGCAAGCTGCCCCGCTCGGCGATCCGATCGAAGTGGCCGTGCTTTCTTATAGACTCTCGCTCCGTAAAGAAGAAGCGAACGTGCTCAAGCTGAGGAGGGTATAA